In Rana temporaria chromosome 3, aRanTem1.1, whole genome shotgun sequence, a single window of DNA contains:
- the NKX2-5 gene encoding homeobox protein Nkx-2.5 — MFASPVTSTPFSVKDILNLEHHTGLAAMDISPRMDSSSCMLSSFKQESYPGTPCLSELSDDLTQRDTSKGSSPFPGSFYVKNYMEMDSSKEHKEDKKELCSLQKTMESDKRDMEDPDRPRQRKRRKPRVLFSQAQVYELERRFKQQKYLSAPERDHLANVLKLTSTQVKIWFQNRRYKCKRQRQDQTLEMVGLPPPRRIAVPVLVRDGKPCLGDSSPYNSPYNVSINPYSYNTYPSYSNYSNPACNGSYNCSYTSMPSMQPTSASNNFMNFSVGDLNTVQTPIQQANSVSALHGIRAW, encoded by the exons ATGTTTGCTAGTCCAGTGACTTCTACTCCATTCTCTGTCAAAGACATCCTGAACCTGGAGCACCACACTGGTCTGGCAGCCATGGACATCTCCCCTAGGATGGACTCCTCTTCCTGCATGTTGTCCAGCTTCAAACAGGAGTCATACCCGGGTACCCCATGTCTGTCCGAGCTCAGTGATGACCTGACTCAGAGGGACACCTCCAAGGGTTCCTCTCCTTTCCCAGGATCCTTCTACGTCAAAAACTACATGGAGATGGATTCCTCCAAGGAGCacaaggaggacaaaaaag AACTCTGCTCCTTGCAGAAAACCATGGAAAGTGACAAGAGAGACATGGAGGACCCAGACCGACCAAGGCAGAGAAAAAGAAGGAAGCCCAGGGTCCTCTTCTCTCAGGCCCAAGTCTATGAACTTGAGAGAAGGTTCAAACAGCAGAAGTACCTATCTGCTCCAGAGAGAGACCATTTAGCTAATGTTTTAAAGCTCACATCCACCCAGGTGAAAATCTGGTTCCAGAACAGAAGATACAAATGTAAAAGACAAAGACAAGACCAGACTCTTGAAATGGTGGGCCTACCACCTCCAAGAAGGATAGCTGTCCCAGTTTTGGTGAGAGATGGCAAGCCTTGCTTAGGAGATTCATCTCCATACAACTCACCGTACAATGTCAGCATTAACCCTTACAGTTATAACACTTATCCCTCCTACTCCAACTATAGCAACCCAGCCTGTAACGGCAGCTACAATTGCAGCTATACGTCAATGCCAAGCATGCAACCCACCTCAGCCAGCAATAATTTTATGAATTTCAGTGTGGGGGACTTGAACACAGTGCAGACGCCGATTCAACAGGCAAACAGTGTCAGTGCACTTCATGGCATTCGAGCCTGGTAG